Proteins encoded together in one Bacteroides ovatus window:
- a CDS encoding fructose-bisphosphatase class III translates to MTAQSNITPESIVSDLRYLQLLSRSFPTIADASTEIINLEAILNLPKGTEHFLTDIHGEYEAFQHVLKNASGAVKRKVNEIFGNTLREAEKKEICTLIYYPEEKLQLVKAREKDLDDWYLITLNQLVKVCQNVSSKYTRSKVRKSLPAEFSYIIQELLHESSIEPNKHAYINVIISTIITTKRADDFIIAMCNLIQRLTIDSLHIVGDIYDRGPGAHIIMDTLCNYHNFDIQWGNHDILWMGAASGNDSCIANVIRMSMRYGNLGTLEDGYGINLLPLATFAMDTYADDPCTIFMPKMNFADAHYNEKTLRLITQMHKAITIIQFKLEAEIIDRRPEFGMANRKLLEKIDFERGVFVYEGKEYALRDTNFPTVDPADPYRLTEEERELVEKIHYSFMNSEKLKKHMRCLFTYGGMYLVSNSNLLYHASVPLNEDGSFKHVKIRGKEYWGHKLLDKADQLIRTAYFDEEGEEDKEFAMDYIWYMWCGPEAPLFDKDKMATFERYFVEDKELHKEKKGYYYTLRNREDICDQILTEFGASGPHSHIINGHVPVKTIQGEQPMKANGKLFVIDGGFSKAYQPETGIAGYTLVYHSHGMQLVQHEPFQSRQKAIEEGLDIKSTNFVLEFNSQRMMVKDTDKGKELVTQIQDLKKLLVAYRTGLIKEKV, encoded by the coding sequence ATGACTGCTCAAAGTAACATAACTCCTGAAAGCATTGTGAGTGATCTCCGTTACCTGCAACTGCTTTCCCGAAGTTTTCCTACCATTGCTGATGCCAGTACGGAAATAATCAACTTAGAGGCTATCTTAAATCTACCTAAAGGGACGGAACATTTCCTGACTGATATTCATGGAGAATATGAAGCTTTTCAGCATGTACTGAAAAATGCTTCCGGTGCGGTAAAACGTAAAGTAAATGAAATATTCGGCAACACTCTTCGTGAAGCTGAAAAGAAAGAAATCTGTACTTTGATTTATTATCCCGAAGAGAAACTGCAATTGGTGAAGGCCCGTGAAAAGGATCTGGATGATTGGTATCTGATTACGCTGAACCAACTGGTGAAAGTCTGTCAGAACGTGTCTTCCAAATATACTCGTTCGAAGGTTCGTAAATCACTGCCTGCCGAATTCTCTTATATCATTCAGGAGTTATTGCACGAATCGTCTATCGAACCGAATAAGCATGCTTATATTAATGTAATTATCAGCACAATTATCACTACGAAGCGTGCCGACGATTTCATTATCGCTATGTGTAATCTGATTCAGCGCTTGACTATTGATTCTCTTCATATCGTAGGTGATATTTACGACCGTGGTCCCGGTGCGCATATCATTATGGATACATTGTGTAATTACCACAATTTCGATATTCAATGGGGAAATCATGATATTCTCTGGATGGGAGCAGCTTCCGGTAATGATAGTTGTATCGCTAACGTGATACGTATGTCTATGCGCTATGGTAATCTGGGGACACTTGAAGACGGATACGGAATCAATTTGCTTCCATTGGCTACTTTTGCAATGGATACGTATGCCGATGATCCTTGCACGATTTTCATGCCGAAAATGAACTTTGCCGATGCTCATTATAATGAGAAGACTTTGCGTCTGATTACTCAAATGCATAAAGCCATTACCATTATCCAGTTTAAGCTGGAAGCTGAAATCATCGACCGCCGTCCGGAATTCGGAATGGCTAATCGTAAACTTCTGGAGAAGATTGATTTTGAACGCGGCGTCTTTGTATATGAAGGAAAAGAATATGCTTTGCGTGATACCAATTTCCCGACTGTAGATCCGGCAGATCCTTACCGACTGACTGAAGAAGAACGTGAATTGGTAGAAAAGATTCATTATTCATTTATGAATAGTGAGAAATTGAAGAAGCACATGCGTTGTCTGTTTACCTATGGCGGCATGTATCTGGTTTCAAACTCGAATCTTCTTTATCATGCTTCTGTTCCTCTGAATGAGGATGGCAGCTTTAAACATGTCAAAATACGTGGTAAGGAATACTGGGGACATAAATTGCTGGATAAAGCCGATCAATTGATCCGTACCGCTTATTTCGATGAAGAAGGAGAGGAGGATAAGGAATTTGCTATGGATTATATCTGGTATATGTGGTGTGGTCCGGAAGCTCCTTTGTTCGATAAAGATAAGATGGCGACTTTTGAGCGCTATTTTGTAGAAGATAAAGAGTTACATAAAGAAAAGAAAGGCTATTATTACACATTGCGTAATCGGGAAGATATTTGTGACCAGATTTTGACAGAGTTTGGAGCTTCAGGGCCTCATTCGCATATTATCAACGGTCATGTGCCTGTGAAAACGATTCAGGGAGAACAACCTATGAAAGCCAATGGCAAGCTTTTCGTTATTGATGGTGGCTTTTCAAAAGCTTATCAGCCGGAAACGGGAATTGCGGGGTATACGCTTGTTTATCATTCTCATGGTATGCAACTCGTACAGCACGAACCATTCCAGTCTCGTCAGAAAGCCATTGAAGAGGGGCTTGATATCAAATCGACCAACTTCGTTCTCGAATTTAATTCGCAACGAATGATGGTGAAAGATACCGATAAGGGAAAAGAACTAGTGACTCAAATACAGGATTTGAAGAAACTGCTTGTTGCTTATCGTACTGGTCTGATAAAAGAAAAGGTGTGA
- a CDS encoding AAA family ATPase, giving the protein MKSIKSHITQLLKSLNEGVFEKEHTIALSLLSAMAGESIFLLGPPGVAKSLVARRLKLAFKDADAFEYLMSRFSTPDEIFGPVSISKLKDEDTYERITKGYLPTASIVFLDEIWKAGPAIQNSLLTVINEKIYRNGQFTVRVPLKALIAASNELPAKGEGLEALYDRFLIRQFVGCIEQEYAFDQMISSTREVEPEIPAKLQVDDELYNQIQAESEKVGIHYTIFELIHNIKREIEQYNTGRDENTPPIYISDRRWKKIVGLLRTSAYLNESPGIHFSDCLLMSACLWDEVSQLPIIENIVEQSIARGINTYLLGEKRLEQKLDTLKENMKSEHSLRELSDPGIQVVDTFYHRIEGYHIAGNLLIFASDYQSLRKDSNRLFYIQQDKFRPVNKILKAYDFVKNRNIAQKNIYSLRKGKRSVFVNNQEYPLLCYDNCEPLPTQQDGSTPFEFTLQEVIDLLHQMEVEYKTISERETAYTKEHLFLSSSQKSKIKRILGETAHIIENYRNELRIIAHAHEQENREY; this is encoded by the coding sequence ATGAAGTCAATCAAATCCCATATCACCCAACTGCTGAAATCCCTCAATGAGGGAGTATTCGAAAAAGAACATACCATCGCACTCTCCCTATTATCTGCCATGGCAGGTGAAAGTATCTTTCTATTGGGCCCTCCGGGAGTAGCCAAGAGCTTAGTGGCGCGCAGGCTCAAACTGGCTTTTAAAGATGCGGATGCTTTTGAATATCTGATGTCTCGTTTCAGTACACCGGATGAAATATTCGGCCCCGTCTCCATCTCAAAATTGAAAGATGAAGATACATACGAACGTATTACAAAAGGATACTTGCCGACAGCATCGATTGTCTTCCTGGATGAAATATGGAAAGCCGGTCCTGCTATCCAAAATTCTCTTTTGACAGTAATCAATGAAAAGATATATCGCAACGGACAATTTACGGTGCGTGTTCCTCTGAAAGCGCTGATTGCCGCGTCCAACGAACTACCCGCAAAAGGTGAAGGACTGGAAGCCCTATACGACCGTTTCCTGATCCGCCAGTTTGTCGGATGCATTGAACAGGAATATGCTTTCGACCAGATGATTTCTTCTACACGGGAAGTAGAACCTGAAATCCCGGCAAAACTCCAGGTAGACGATGAATTATACAATCAAATACAAGCTGAAAGTGAGAAAGTAGGTATCCACTATACCATCTTCGAGCTGATTCACAATATCAAACGAGAAATCGAACAATATAATACAGGGCGGGATGAAAACACCCCTCCGATCTATATATCCGACCGCCGTTGGAAAAAAATAGTAGGTCTGCTCCGCACCTCGGCCTATCTGAACGAATCTCCGGGAATTCACTTCTCCGACTGCTTGCTGATGAGTGCCTGTCTGTGGGATGAAGTTTCGCAGCTCCCCATCATCGAAAACATAGTGGAACAGTCGATTGCACGGGGAATCAATACATATTTATTGGGAGAAAAACGACTGGAACAGAAACTGGATACATTGAAAGAAAACATGAAGTCCGAACACAGCCTACGGGAACTTAGCGATCCGGGAATCCAGGTCGTAGATACCTTCTATCATCGCATAGAAGGTTACCACATTGCCGGAAATTTACTCATCTTTGCTTCGGATTACCAGTCTTTGAGGAAAGACAGCAACCGGTTGTTTTATATCCAACAGGATAAATTCCGTCCGGTCAACAAAATCCTGAAAGCCTACGATTTCGTAAAGAACAGGAATATCGCACAAAAGAATATTTATTCCCTCCGAAAAGGGAAACGATCTGTTTTCGTCAACAATCAGGAGTATCCACTACTATGTTATGATAATTGCGAACCTTTGCCAACACAGCAGGACGGCAGTACTCCGTTCGAATTTACATTGCAGGAAGTGATAGATTTACTTCATCAAATGGAGGTAGAATATAAAACAATCTCCGAGCGGGAAACAGCATATACAAAGGAACATCTTTTCTTAAGTTCATCGCAAAAAAGCAAAATTAAGCGAATCTTAGGGGAAACTGCACATATCATAGAGAACTACCGGAACGAACTTCGCATCATCGCTCATGCCCATGAACAAGAGAACAGAGAGTATTAG
- a CDS encoding VWA domain-containing protein, which yields MNKRTESIRLKHLQDIYYEKLQGIAYDVYDEQLHNLIIRPEELDADIHLYFRHTQPSLQDFYSRYASQWEYFHEMNEASDAKFLQFLKNSAYPFSMKYHLVDLNVKYYLQRFNVISPRSKEWKALWTLFFDKWHTLLSNNEFNYQMEHIEQLCEDFYRIQLALAKNLPVRGGSRLVWLLRNHKQIAEQILEYEETIKRNPVIRELVEILGKKHQSSRKRFKMTAGIHREQIISHATRSDIAGICEGNDLNSLLPLEYCYLAEKNLQPIFFERFIEKRLQVIDYQSHEKQTINDKKTVGNEVSEEAEGPFIVCLDTSGSMAGERERIAKSTLLAIAELTEVQHRKCYVILFSDDIECIEITDLGSSFDRLVDFLSQSFHGGTDMEPVITHALRKISEEGYMEADIITVSDFEMRPVDQLLSRTIEHAKAKQTKMYAISLGGKSAETSYLKLCDKYWEYSVQNAESLNKNRIEESNI from the coding sequence ATGAACAAGAGAACAGAGAGTATTAGGCTCAAGCACCTGCAAGACATTTATTACGAAAAATTGCAGGGAATAGCCTATGATGTGTACGACGAACAACTACACAATCTGATTATCCGTCCCGAAGAACTGGATGCGGACATTCACCTGTATTTTCGTCACACACAACCCTCCCTGCAAGATTTCTACTCCCGTTATGCATCGCAATGGGAATACTTTCATGAAATGAATGAAGCATCGGACGCAAAGTTTCTTCAATTCCTGAAAAACAGCGCATACCCCTTCTCCATGAAATATCACCTGGTAGACCTCAACGTAAAATACTACCTCCAACGTTTTAATGTAATCAGCCCGCGTTCCAAAGAATGGAAAGCGTTGTGGACTCTTTTTTTCGACAAGTGGCATACGCTACTCTCGAACAATGAGTTCAACTATCAGATGGAACATATCGAGCAACTCTGTGAGGATTTCTACCGTATTCAACTGGCATTAGCCAAAAATCTTCCGGTACGCGGTGGCTCACGCCTCGTCTGGCTACTTCGCAATCATAAACAGATAGCGGAACAGATTTTAGAATACGAAGAAACGATCAAACGAAATCCCGTTATCCGCGAACTGGTAGAAATCTTAGGCAAAAAACACCAAAGTAGCCGGAAACGTTTCAAAATGACCGCAGGTATTCACCGGGAACAAATTATATCTCATGCCACCCGAAGTGATATTGCAGGCATTTGTGAAGGAAACGATTTGAATAGTCTTCTCCCTCTGGAATATTGTTATCTGGCGGAAAAGAACCTGCAACCCATATTTTTCGAGCGTTTCATAGAGAAGAGACTACAAGTCATCGATTATCAATCGCACGAGAAACAAACCATCAATGATAAGAAAACAGTAGGAAATGAAGTTTCCGAAGAAGCTGAAGGCCCTTTCATCGTTTGCCTGGACACTTCCGGTTCTATGGCAGGCGAACGGGAAAGAATCGCAAAATCTACTCTACTTGCCATTGCCGAATTGACAGAAGTACAACATCGGAAATGTTACGTCATCCTCTTCTCCGATGATATCGAGTGTATTGAAATAACCGATTTAGGGAGTAGTTTCGATCGCCTTGTCGATTTTCTAAGCCAATCTTTTCATGGTGGCACAGATATGGAACCAGTCATCACACATGCTTTGCGAAAGATCAGCGAAGAAGGATATATGGAAGCAGACATCATCACCGTATCGGATTTTGAGATGCGTCCCGTCGATCAACTACTATCCCGGACCATAGAACATGCAAAAGCAAAACAGACAAAGATGTATGCCATTTCTTTAGGAGGCAAAAGTGCCGAGACCAGTTATCTGAAATTATGTGATAAATATTGGGAATATAGTGTTCAAAACGCTGAAAGTCTTAATAAAAATAGAATTGAAGAATCAAATATTTAA
- a CDS encoding LA_2272 family surface repeat-containing protein: MKIKKTIFTAAILMAAVCLPAQNKSAGINISIWKDICTQPHDSTQTTYVNIGLLSTMNRLNGVGINALGSVVHGDMNGVQITGLANLAGGTMRGVQLAGISNISGNNTVGLSAAGLVNITGDRTQGVIISGLTSIGGDNTSGLMISGFMNVTGNMASGLHFSGAANITGQSFGGLMASGLLNVVGEHMNGLQIAGIANITASKLNGVQIALCNYATQARGLQIGLVNYYKEDMKGFQLGLVNANPDTRVQMMVYGGNATPANIGVRFKNQLFYTILGIGSMYQGLNDKFSASASYRAGLSFTLYKGLSISGDLGYQHIEAFDNKDEVIPKRLYALQARANLEYQFTRKFGIFATGGYGLTRFYNKSSNYDKGAIIEAGIVLF, encoded by the coding sequence ATGAAGATAAAGAAAACAATATTCACGGCAGCTATACTAATGGCTGCCGTTTGTTTACCAGCACAGAACAAGAGTGCAGGTATTAATATATCTATCTGGAAAGATATTTGTACGCAACCGCATGACAGTACACAGACGACTTATGTGAACATCGGTCTCCTGTCTACAATGAATCGCTTGAACGGTGTGGGTATCAATGCATTGGGAAGTGTGGTACATGGTGACATGAACGGAGTACAGATCACCGGATTAGCCAATCTGGCAGGTGGAACAATGAGGGGTGTCCAGCTAGCCGGTATCAGTAATATCAGCGGCAACAACACCGTAGGGCTTTCTGCTGCCGGACTAGTAAATATCACTGGCGACAGAACACAAGGAGTAATCATATCCGGTTTAACCAGTATCGGAGGAGATAATACCTCGGGGTTAATGATTAGCGGTTTCATGAATGTGACGGGCAATATGGCTTCGGGGCTACACTTTTCCGGAGCGGCAAATATTACAGGGCAGAGTTTCGGCGGCTTGATGGCTTCCGGACTTTTGAATGTAGTAGGCGAACACATGAACGGCTTGCAGATTGCAGGAATTGCCAACATAACTGCATCGAAACTGAATGGGGTGCAAATAGCATTATGTAATTATGCAACGCAGGCCCGCGGACTTCAAATTGGCCTTGTCAATTATTACAAAGAAGATATGAAGGGATTCCAACTCGGATTGGTTAATGCGAATCCTGATACAAGAGTGCAAATGATGGTGTATGGTGGAAATGCTACGCCTGCCAATATAGGTGTACGCTTCAAGAACCAATTGTTTTATACCATTCTGGGAATCGGCTCCATGTATCAGGGATTGAATGATAAGTTTTCGGCAAGTGCATCCTATCGTGCCGGCTTGTCCTTCACTCTTTACAAAGGCTTATCCATCAGCGGAGACCTTGGCTACCAGCATATCGAGGCTTTCGATAACAAAGACGAGGTGATTCCGAAACGTTTATATGCATTGCAGGCACGTGCCAATCTGGAATATCAATTTACCAGAAAGTTCGGTATCTTTGCAACAGGCGGTTATGGGCTAACCAGATTCTATAATAAATCAAGCAATTACGATAAAGGAGCGATTATAGAAGCAGGCATTGTTCTTTTCTAA
- a CDS encoding GNAT family N-acetyltransferase, translating into MNVEMNITTIREYQPTDKNAVIDLIRQNTPAYFAPKEEADFSNYLDSERELYFVLLLNKKVVGCGGINFTKDKASGKISWDIIHPQYQGKSLGAKLLKYRIEILKSIDGIQKITVRTSQLAYKFYEKQGFTLKEIQRDYWAKGFDMYSMEYNGH; encoded by the coding sequence ATGAACGTTGAGATGAACATAACTACAATTAGAGAATACCAGCCAACAGATAAGAATGCTGTAATAGATTTAATCAGACAGAACACGCCTGCATATTTTGCACCGAAAGAAGAAGCTGATTTTAGTAACTATCTGGATAGCGAACGTGAACTTTATTTTGTTCTATTACTCAACAAGAAGGTTGTAGGCTGTGGCGGAATAAATTTTACAAAGGATAAAGCCAGCGGAAAAATAAGTTGGGATATCATACATCCCCAGTACCAAGGCAAATCGTTAGGAGCAAAATTATTAAAATATAGAATTGAAATATTAAAGTCCATTGATGGTATTCAAAAAATAACCGTTAGAACTTCACAATTAGCCTATAAATTCTACGAAAAGCAAGGATTCACACTGAAAGAAATCCAAAGAGACTATTGGGCCAAAGGCTTTGATATGTATAGTATGGAATATAACGGGCATTAA
- a CDS encoding AMP-binding protein: MEQSFIAYIENSIKNNWDLDALTDYKGATLQYKDVARKIEKLHIIFEESGIRKGDKIAVCGRNSSHWGVTFLATLTYGAVVVPILHEFKADNIHNIVNHSEAKLLLVGDMVWENLNESAMPLLEGILMMNDFTLLVSRSERLTYAREHLNEMFGKKYPKNFRTEHIAYHKDEPEELAVINYTSGTTSYSKGVMLPYRSLWSNTKFAFEVLDLQAGDKIVSMLPMAHMYGLAFEFLYEFSVGCHIYFLTRMPSPKIIFQAFEEVKPNLIVAVPLIIEKIIKKSVLPKLETPAMKILLKVPIINDKIKATVREEMIKAFGGNFKAVIVGGAAFNQEVEQFLKMIDFPYTVGYGMTECGPIICYEDWRRFKPGSCGKAVPRMDVKVLSSDPENIVGEIVCKGPNVMLGYYKNEEATQEVIDKDGWLHTGDLALMDAEGNVTIKGRSKNLLLSASGQNIYPEEIEDKLNNLPYVAESIIVQQNEKLVGLVYPDFDDAFAHGLKNEDIEQIMEENRVALNDTLPAYSQISKMKIYPEEFEKTPKKSIKRYLYQEAKG; encoded by the coding sequence ATGGAACAAAGTTTTATAGCCTACATTGAGAATAGTATCAAAAATAATTGGGACCTGGATGCCCTGACCGATTATAAAGGTGCAACTTTACAGTATAAAGACGTAGCTCGCAAGATCGAAAAACTCCATATCATTTTTGAAGAAAGTGGAATCCGCAAAGGAGATAAAATCGCTGTTTGCGGAAGAAACAGCTCTCATTGGGGAGTCACTTTTCTTGCTACACTGACGTATGGGGCAGTTGTTGTACCCATTCTCCATGAATTTAAAGCGGACAATATACATAACATCGTCAACCATTCCGAAGCAAAATTACTGCTTGTAGGAGATATGGTATGGGAAAACCTGAATGAGTCGGCAATGCCGCTACTGGAGGGTATCCTGATGATGAACGACTTCACCCTGCTAGTGTCACGCAGCGAACGACTGACTTATGCACGCGAACACCTGAACGAAATGTTCGGCAAAAAATATCCGAAGAATTTCCGCACAGAGCATATCGCTTATCATAAGGATGAACCGGAAGAACTGGCTGTTATCAATTATACTTCAGGAACAACAAGTTACTCGAAAGGAGTAATGCTCCCCTATCGCAGTCTGTGGTCGAATACCAAATTTGCTTTTGAAGTATTAGACCTGCAAGCCGGAGATAAGATCGTATCCATGCTCCCTATGGCACACATGTACGGACTGGCTTTCGAATTCCTTTATGAGTTCTCCGTGGGTTGCCACATCTATTTCCTTACTCGCATGCCGAGTCCGAAAATCATTTTCCAGGCTTTCGAAGAGGTGAAACCTAATCTGATTGTTGCCGTACCGCTTATCATCGAAAAAATCATCAAGAAGAGCGTGCTTCCGAAATTGGAAACTCCTGCAATGAAGATCTTACTAAAAGTGCCTATCATCAACGACAAGATAAAAGCAACGGTACGCGAAGAAATGATTAAAGCATTTGGCGGAAACTTCAAAGCTGTTATTGTAGGAGGTGCTGCTTTCAATCAGGAAGTAGAACAGTTCTTGAAAATGATTGATTTCCCTTATACAGTAGGATATGGAATGACGGAATGTGGTCCGATTATCTGTTACGAGGATTGGAGAAGATTCAAGCCGGGTTCATGCGGAAAAGCTGTACCACGTATGGATGTGAAAGTGTTGTCATCTGATCCCGAGAACATTGTTGGCGAAATCGTATGTAAGGGTCCAAATGTGATGTTGGGATATTACAAAAACGAAGAAGCTACCCAAGAAGTTATCGACAAAGACGGATGGCTGCATACAGGTGACCTGGCTTTGATGGACGCCGAAGGAAATGTTACGATCAAAGGACGCAGCAAGAACCTGTTATTGAGTGCCAGCGGACAGAATATCTACCCGGAAGAAATTGAAGATAAATTGAACAACCTGCCATACGTGGCTGAAAGTATTATCGTTCAGCAAAACGAAAAACTTGTCGGACTTGTTTATCCTGATTTTGACGACGCTTTCGCTCATGGCCTGAAGAATGAAGACATCGAGCAAATAATGGAAGAAAACCGTGTGGCACTGAATGATACGCTACCGGCTTACAGCCAAATATCCAAGATGAAAATCTATCCGGAAGAATTCGAAAAGACACCGAAGAAGAGCATCAAACGTTATTTATACCAGGAAGCAAAAGGCTAA
- a CDS encoding putative transporter has protein sequence MEWLYSLFLEHSALQAVVVLSLISAIGLGLGRVHFWGVSLGVTFVFFAGILAGHLGLSVDPQMLNYAESFGLVIFVYSLGLQVGPGFFSSFRKGGVTLNMLALGVVLLGTLLTVVASYATGVSLPDMVGILCGATTNTPALGAAQQTLKQMGMDSSTPALGCAVAYPMGVVGVILAVLLIRKVLVRKEDLEIKEKDDANKTYIAAFQVHNPAIFNKSIKDIARMSYPKFVISRLWRDGHVSIPTSDKILKEGDRLLVVTAEKDALALTVLFGEQENTDWNKEDIDWNAIDSELISQRIVVTRPELNGKKLGSLRLRNHYGINISRVYRSGVQLLATPGLVLQLGDRLTVVGEAAAIQNVEKVLGNAVKSLKEPNLVVVFIGIVLGLALGAIPFSFPGVSTPVKLGLAGGPIIVGILLGTFGPRIHMITYTTRSANLMLRALGLSMYLACLGLDAGAHFFDTVFRPEGLLWIALGAGLTIVPTVLVGFVAFKMMKIDFGTVSGMLCGSMANPMALNYVNDTIPGDNPSVAYATVYPLCMFLRVIIAQVLLMFLLN, from the coding sequence ATGGAGTGGTTATATAGTCTATTTCTCGAACATTCTGCCTTACAGGCTGTTGTGGTACTTTCATTGATTTCTGCCATTGGTCTGGGCTTGGGAAGAGTGCATTTCTGGGGAGTTTCCCTGGGAGTCACTTTTGTTTTTTTTGCAGGCATCCTCGCCGGCCATCTCGGGCTTTCGGTCGATCCGCAGATGTTGAACTACGCAGAAAGTTTCGGACTGGTCATTTTCGTTTATTCTCTCGGTTTGCAAGTCGGTCCCGGTTTCTTTAGCTCTTTCCGCAAAGGAGGGGTGACATTGAATATGCTGGCATTGGGAGTTGTTCTGTTGGGAACATTGTTGACGGTGGTGGCCAGTTATGCGACAGGTGTCTCTCTTCCTGATATGGTTGGTATCCTTTGTGGAGCAACGACGAATACTCCGGCGTTGGGAGCTGCACAACAAACATTGAAACAGATGGGAATGGACAGCAGTACTCCTGCTTTAGGATGTGCGGTAGCCTATCCGATGGGGGTAGTTGGTGTAATCCTTGCCGTTTTATTAATTCGCAAAGTGTTGGTTCGCAAAGAAGACTTGGAGATAAAAGAGAAAGACGATGCGAACAAAACCTACATTGCAGCGTTTCAAGTACACAATCCTGCTATTTTCAATAAAAGCATCAAGGATATAGCTCGCATGAGTTACCCGAAGTTTGTCATCTCCCGCTTATGGCGTGACGGACATGTAAGTATTCCGACTTCTGACAAGATATTGAAGGAAGGTGACCGTTTGCTGGTGGTAACTGCGGAGAAAGATGCTTTGGCCTTGACCGTGCTTTTTGGTGAACAGGAAAATACGGATTGGAATAAAGAGGACATTGACTGGAATGCGATTGATAGTGAATTGATTTCGCAACGTATTGTCGTTACCCGCCCTGAACTGAATGGTAAGAAACTCGGTTCACTCCGGTTGAGAAATCATTATGGGATTAACATCAGTCGCGTTTACCGGTCGGGTGTGCAGTTGCTTGCTACTCCGGGATTGGTACTTCAATTAGGAGACCGCCTGACGGTAGTGGGAGAGGCTGCTGCTATTCAGAATGTGGAGAAAGTACTTGGAAATGCTGTAAAAAGTTTGAAAGAACCCAATCTGGTTGTTGTGTTTATCGGCATCGTACTCGGTTTGGCATTGGGGGCGATTCCTTTCTCTTTTCCGGGTGTCAGTACTCCTGTGAAGCTGGGATTAGCGGGTGGACCGATTATCGTTGGTATCCTTCTGGGAACTTTTGGACCACGGATACACATGATTACTTATACCACCCGTAGTGCGAATCTGATGCTGCGTGCCTTGGGACTTTCCATGTACCTTGCTTGTCTGGGACTGGATGCCGGAGCTCATTTTTTTGACACCGTATTCCGTCCGGAAGGTTTGTTATGGATCGCTTTAGGAGCCGGATTGACTATTGTTCCAACCGTACTGGTGGGGTTTGTGGCTTTCAAGATGATGAAGATTGATTTCGGTACTGTATCCGGTATGTTGTGCGGAAGTATGGCAAATCCGATGGCACTGAACTATGTAAACGATACAATTCCCGGCGACAACCCATCCGTAGCCTACGCGACTGTTTATCCGCTGTGTATGTTCCTGCGGGTGATTATCGCTCAAGTGCTGTTAATGTTCTTGTTAAATTGA